The following coding sequences lie in one Gorilla gorilla gorilla isolate KB3781 chromosome 5, NHGRI_mGorGor1-v2.1_pri, whole genome shotgun sequence genomic window:
- the LOC101144699 gene encoding MHC class I polypeptide-related sequence A isoform X2, translating to MGLGPVFLLLAGIFPFAPPGAAAEPHSLRYNLTVLSWDGSVQSGFLAEVHLDGQPFLRCDRQKCRAKPQGQWAEDVLGNKTWDRETRDLTGKGKDLRMTLAHIKDQKEVPPMVNVTRSEASEGNITVTCRASGFYPWNITLSWRQDGVSLSHDTQQWGDVLPDGNGTYQTWVATRICQGEEQRFTCYMEHSGNHSTHPVPSGKVLVLQSHWQTFHVSAVAAAAAAAAIFVIIIFYVRCCKKKTSAAEGPELVSLQVLDQHPVGTGDHRDATQLGFQPLMSAPGSTDSTEGA from the exons ATGGGGCTGGGCCCGGTCTTCCTGCTTCTGGCTGGCATCTTCCCTTTTGCACCTCCGGGAGCTGCTGCTG AGCCCCACAGTCTTCGTTATAACCTCACGGTGCTGTCCTGGGATGGATCTGTGCAGTCAGGGTTTCTCGCTGAGGTACATCTGGATGGTCAGCCCTTCCTGCGCTGTGACAGGCAGAAATGCAGGGCAAAGCCCCAGGGACAGTGGGCAGAAGATGTCCTGGGAAATAAGACATGGGACAGAGAGACCAGGGACTTGACAGGGAAAGGAAAGGACCTCAGGATGACCCTGGCTCATATCAAGGACCAGAAAGAAG TGCCCCCCATGGTGAATGTCACCCGCAGCGAGGCCTCAGAGGGCAACATTACCGTGACATGCAGGGCTTCTGGCTTCTATCCCTGGAATATCACACTGAGCTGGCGTCAGGATGGGGTATCTttgagccacgacacccagcaGTGGGGGGATGTCCTGCCTGATGGGAATGGAACCTACCAGACCTGGGTGGCCACCAGGATTTGCCAAGGAGAGGAGCAGAGGTTCACCTGCTACATGGAACACAGCGGGAATCACAGCACTCACCCTGTGCCCTCTG GGAAAGTGCTGGTGCTTCAGAGTCATTGGCAGACATTCCATGtttctgctgttgctgctgctgctgctgctgctgctatttttgttattattattttctatgtcCGTTGTTGTAAGAAGAAAACATCAGCTGCAGAGGGTCCAG AGCTTGTGAGCCTGCAGGTCCTGGATCAACACCCGGTTGGGACAGGAGACCACAGGGATGCCACACAGCTGGGATTTCAGCCTCTGATGTCAGCTCCTGGGTCCACTGATTCCACTGAGGGCGCCTAG
- the LOC101144699 gene encoding MHC class I polypeptide-related sequence A isoform X1, with amino-acid sequence MGLGPVFLLLAGIFPFAPPGAAAEPHSLRYNLTVLSWDGSVQSGFLAEVHLDGQPFLRCDRQKCRAKPQGQWAEDVLGNKTWDRETRDLTGKGKDLRMTLAHIKDQKEGLHSLQEIRVCEIHEDNSTRSSQHFYYDGELFLSQNLETEEWTMPQSSRAQTLAMKVRNFLKEDAMKTKTHYYAMHADCLQELRQYVESGVVLRRTVPPMVNVTRSEASEGNITVTCRASGFYPWNITLSWRQDGVSLSHDTQQWGDVLPDGNGTYQTWVATRICQGEEQRFTCYMEHSGNHSTHPVPSGKVLVLQSHWQTFHVSAVAAAAAAAAIFVIIIFYVRCCKKKTSAAEGPELVSLQVLDQHPVGTGDHRDATQLGFQPLMSAPGSTDSTEGA; translated from the exons ATGGGGCTGGGCCCGGTCTTCCTGCTTCTGGCTGGCATCTTCCCTTTTGCACCTCCGGGAGCTGCTGCTG AGCCCCACAGTCTTCGTTATAACCTCACGGTGCTGTCCTGGGATGGATCTGTGCAGTCAGGGTTTCTCGCTGAGGTACATCTGGATGGTCAGCCCTTCCTGCGCTGTGACAGGCAGAAATGCAGGGCAAAGCCCCAGGGACAGTGGGCAGAAGATGTCCTGGGAAATAAGACATGGGACAGAGAGACCAGGGACTTGACAGGGAAAGGAAAGGACCTCAGGATGACCCTGGCTCATATCAAGGACCAGAAAGAAG GCTTGCATTCCCTCCAGGAGATTAGGGTCTGTGAGATCCATGAAGACAACAGCACCAGGAGCTCCCAGCATTTCTACTACGATGGGGAGCTCTTCCTCTCCCAAAACCTGGAGACTGAGGAATGGACAATGCCCCAGTCCTCCAGAGCTCAGACCTTGGCCATGAAAGTCAGGAATTTCTTGAAGGAAGATGCAATGAAGACCAAGACACACTATTACGCTATGCATGCAGACTGCCTGCAGGAACTACGGCAATATGTAGAATCCGGCGTAGTCCTGAGGAGAACAG TGCCCCCCATGGTGAATGTCACCCGCAGCGAGGCCTCAGAGGGCAACATTACCGTGACATGCAGGGCTTCTGGCTTCTATCCCTGGAATATCACACTGAGCTGGCGTCAGGATGGGGTATCTttgagccacgacacccagcaGTGGGGGGATGTCCTGCCTGATGGGAATGGAACCTACCAGACCTGGGTGGCCACCAGGATTTGCCAAGGAGAGGAGCAGAGGTTCACCTGCTACATGGAACACAGCGGGAATCACAGCACTCACCCTGTGCCCTCTG GGAAAGTGCTGGTGCTTCAGAGTCATTGGCAGACATTCCATGtttctgctgttgctgctgctgctgctgctgctgctatttttgttattattattttctatgtcCGTTGTTGTAAGAAGAAAACATCAGCTGCAGAGGGTCCAG AGCTTGTGAGCCTGCAGGTCCTGGATCAACACCCGGTTGGGACAGGAGACCACAGGGATGCCACACAGCTGGGATTTCAGCCTCTGATGTCAGCTCCTGGGTCCACTGATTCCACTGAGGGCGCCTAG
- the LOC101147117 gene encoding peptidyl-prolyl cis-trans isomerase A-like, giving the protein MVNPTVSFNIAVNGEPSGCVSFKLFADKFPKTAENFRALSTGEKGFDYKCSSFHRIIPGFMCQGGDFTRHNGTGGKSICTAKTEWLDGKHMVFGKVKDGMNIVEAMEHFGSGNGKTIKKITIADCTQLD; this is encoded by the exons ATGGTCAACCCCACCGTGTCCTTCAACATCGCTGTCAATGGCGAGCCCTCGGGCTGTGTCTCCTTCAAGCTGTTTGCAGACAAGTTTCCAAAGACAGCAGAAAACTTCCGTGCTCTGAGCACTGGAGAGAAAGGATTTGATTATAAATGTTCCTCCTTTCACAGAATTATTCCAGGGTTTATGTGTCAGGGTGGTGACTTCACACGCCATAATGGCACTGGTGGCAAGTC CATCTGCACTGCCAAGACTGAGTGGTTGGATGGCAAGCACATGGTCTTTGGCAAGGTGAAAGATGGCATGAATATTGTGGAGGCCATGGAGCACTTTGGGTCTGGGAATGGCAAGACCATCAAGAAGATCACCATCGCTGACTGTACACAACTCGACTAA